In Carnobacterium sp. CP1, the following are encoded in one genomic region:
- a CDS encoding M3 family oligoendopeptidase, whose product MKYSINWDLESIFPGGSRSTQLHEKMALLQEQLEELSKNVTSWNSEQDGPDFKHFTQLLALQEKVTFGLSQVHTFIEAVQSADINNKQASALLGKAFELSSFSSTVQTILAKKIVEIPDSEWTNLTNLPEFQPIQFVLNEIRTQGKELLSEAEEALINSLSIDGFQGWSDHYDTLVATIEIPFEDKDGHVTNLSAGQAYNKMNADPDAEVREQLFQKWEATWSAKAPLFSDTLNHLAGFRLADYQAHGVTDYLKRPLEYNRMKRETLDTMWQAVSDHKQPFIDYLNRKAQLLGKEKLAWQDIEAPVLVGNAEPQVYPYDQGAEFIIENFKKVSPKMADFAQYAFEHNWIEAENRSGKRPGGYCAELPESNESRIFMTYADSPSEVSTLAHELGHAFHSHVMNDLPALNQQYAMNVAETASTFAEMIVADATVKEAKTKEAKIGLLDTKIQNALAMFLNIHARFIFESNFYKERQTGIVTDERLSELMEAAQKEAYQDSLSSYHPHFWASKLHFFIADVPFYNFPYTFGYLFSLGIYAQSLEESQGFEERYIALLRDTASMSTEDLAMKHLNADLTKPEFWEAGIAIMKNDVETFLTLTEDFLN is encoded by the coding sequence ATGAAATACAGTATAAATTGGGATTTAGAATCTATTTTTCCTGGAGGCAGTCGTTCAACTCAACTCCATGAAAAAATGGCTCTCCTTCAAGAACAGTTAGAGGAATTATCAAAAAATGTAACCAGTTGGAACAGTGAACAAGATGGACCTGATTTCAAACACTTTACACAATTACTAGCTTTACAAGAAAAAGTAACTTTTGGTTTGTCTCAAGTCCATACTTTTATTGAAGCTGTTCAATCTGCTGATATCAATAATAAACAAGCCAGTGCTCTATTGGGGAAAGCATTCGAATTAAGCAGCTTTTCGAGCACGGTTCAGACAATTTTAGCTAAAAAAATAGTTGAGATACCTGACTCTGAATGGACTAACTTAACAAATCTGCCTGAGTTTCAACCGATTCAATTTGTTTTAAATGAAATAAGAACTCAAGGTAAAGAATTATTGAGTGAAGCTGAAGAGGCCTTGATCAATTCTCTTTCCATTGATGGATTCCAAGGCTGGAGCGACCATTACGATACATTAGTTGCAACAATTGAAATTCCATTTGAAGATAAAGATGGGCATGTAACCAACTTATCTGCGGGCCAAGCCTACAATAAAATGAATGCGGATCCTGATGCTGAAGTTAGAGAACAGCTCTTTCAGAAATGGGAAGCAACTTGGTCAGCAAAAGCTCCTTTATTCAGCGATACGCTTAATCATTTAGCCGGATTTCGTTTAGCAGATTATCAAGCTCATGGCGTGACCGATTACTTAAAACGTCCGTTAGAATACAATCGAATGAAACGTGAAACATTAGACACCATGTGGCAAGCCGTTAGCGATCATAAGCAGCCTTTTATAGATTATTTAAACCGAAAAGCCCAATTATTAGGAAAAGAAAAATTAGCTTGGCAAGATATTGAAGCGCCTGTTTTAGTTGGGAACGCAGAACCTCAAGTTTATCCGTATGATCAAGGGGCCGAGTTCATCATCGAAAACTTCAAAAAAGTGAGTCCAAAAATGGCTGATTTTGCTCAATATGCTTTTGAACACAATTGGATCGAAGCTGAAAACCGCAGCGGCAAACGTCCTGGCGGCTACTGTGCAGAATTGCCAGAAAGCAATGAATCAAGAATTTTTATGACTTATGCCGATTCACCAAGTGAAGTTTCTACTTTAGCACACGAATTAGGCCACGCTTTCCATAGCCATGTAATGAATGACTTGCCTGCTTTAAACCAACAATATGCGATGAATGTAGCTGAAACAGCTAGTACCTTCGCTGAAATGATCGTTGCCGATGCAACTGTAAAAGAAGCTAAAACAAAAGAGGCTAAAATTGGTTTACTAGATACGAAAATTCAAAACGCATTGGCAATGTTCTTGAACATTCATGCTCGTTTTATCTTTGAATCTAATTTTTATAAAGAACGCCAAACCGGTATTGTAACAGATGAACGCTTGTCTGAGTTAATGGAGGCTGCCCAAAAAGAAGCCTATCAAGATTCTTTAAGCAGCTACCATCCGCATTTTTGGGCTAGCAAATTACACTTCTTTATTGCGGATGTGCCTTTTTATAACTTCCCTTATACGTTTGGATACCTTTTCAGTCTAGGAATCTATGCTCAGTCTCTTGAAGAAAGCCAAGGATTTGAAGAGCGTTACATCGCTTTATTGAGAGATACGGCTTCTATGTCTACGGAAGATTTGGCAATGAAACACTTAAACGCTGATTTGACTAAACCCGAATTCTGGGAGGCTGGAATAGCGATTATGAAAAATGATGTTGAAACCTTTTTGACATTGACAGAAGATTTTTTAAATTAG